The Setaria italica strain Yugu1 chromosome IX, Setaria_italica_v2.0, whole genome shotgun sequence genome has a window encoding:
- the LOC101780516 gene encoding uncharacterized protein LOC101780516: protein MEEPQQNICARHGNDWVGMAARGGGPIGGVVTSDGVQERTGFKGVGHRGVNDMMSLDCASGIASLSEADPRPGEPGRLPGLHDERLWTFLIGQPGQRKATAGSPTQILSLQPSCPGSPETLVLVKPAQELILQWKLFLSRRFNKVIKSLIKHQAGHALRAMWFA, encoded by the exons ATGGAAGAGCCGCAGCAGAATATATGCGCGCGTCATGGGAATGACTGGGTTGGCATGGCCGCCCGCGGAGGCGGACCGATCGGCGGTGTCGTGACGAGTGACGGTGTCCAG GAAAGGACAGGCTTCAAAGGAGTAGGCCATAGAGGAGTGAACGATATGATGAG TCTTGACTGTGCTTCCGGAATCGCCTCCCTCTCAGAGGCGGATCCAAGGCCCGGCGAGCCGGGGCGCCTGCCCGGGCTCCATGATGAGCGCCTGTGGACCTTCCTCATAGGTCAGCCCGGGCAAAGAAAAGCGACCGCTGGCAGCCCAACTCAAATACTCTCACTTCAGCCCAGCTGCCCAGGCTCCCCAGAAACTCTAG TTCTAGTGAAGCCTGCACAAGAGCTCATCCTACAATGGAAGCTTTTTCTTAGCCGCCGCTTTAACAAGGTTATTAAGAGCCTGATTAAGCACCAGGCTGGACACGCGCTAAGAGCTATGTGGTTTGCATAA
- the LOC101752586 gene encoding cell division control protein 2 homolog 3: protein MDCGGAREPPLRPAPARPRREPAAVRGTVRAATWHLLTGAKRMHERRIIHRDIKPSNILVDDDRGARAPSTSATSGTPCPRTSRRRTSQPARCVTRRPEMLLGSLSPDYDERVDTWSLGCVMADLIKGGTRSRGSTRMASSARSSTYSACQTYGW, encoded by the coding sequence ATGGactgcggcggcgcgcgcgagccTCCGCTGCGCCCTGCGCCAGCGCGCCCGCGCCGGGAGCCTGCTGCTGTCCGAGGCACGGTGCGCGCCGCCACGTGGCATCTGCTCACAGGCGCCAAGAGGATGCACGAGCGCCGCATCATCCACCGGGACATCAAGCCCTCCAACATTCTTGTCGACGACGATCGCGGCGCCCGGGCGCCGTCAACATCTGCGACTTCGGGCACGCCATGTCCacggacgagccgccgccgtacGAGCCAGCCGGCGCGCTGTGTTACACGGCGTCCCGAGATGCTGCTGGGAAGCCTGTCGCCTGACTACGACGAGCGCGTCGACACCTGGTCGCTTGGTTGCGTCATGGCGGACCTCATCAAGGGTGGAACCCGTTCCAGGGGCTCGACGAGGATGGCCAGCTCTGCGCGATCTTCGACGTACTCGGCGTGCCAGACGTACGGTTGGTAA
- the LOC101780116 gene encoding glycine, alanine and asparagine-rich protein, whose amino-acid sequence MAASSSSAPTAAAAAAAAEATDGPVLSVVSKRLRALRKKYNRITQMEESLAAGKKLNPEQEEVLRSKTVVVAQIEELERLRAPLASALAEELSSRPAPAPAPAPAAAAAASSSDSDSSVLDFLPLVYFGSLFDVKQQGDFVATMVARTHERNCCITYDYVTDDAADLLAETDLDAVSALASLAASRPASAAGVSHRDALQACAHHARLWLRRADEPIHPDSTVTYAGVREKLEKIMSLDYYTAQPDIRAAEAVAAAVGNYGAGGVQAQESMVVSPQASEEAEESLAVEGHKGEKEEPQATEIYIDHQAPAVDAQHVDDDALVNPTDEAPSAEAEQERFDADVEDQEQKDQQFIQRRSYQNQRGGGRGGRRGYPNGRGGRGGRGGGYQNGRGGGGGYQNGRGGGGGGGGYYYEQGYYPPRNYSNNNRGRGSRAGGGNSYYNNHGGSGQGGGHGRVELGANA is encoded by the exons ATggccgcctcttcctcctccgctcccaccgccgcggcggcagcggccgcggccgagGCCACTGACGGGCCGGTCCTCAGCGTGGTCTCGAAGCGCCTCCGCGCGCTGCGGAAGAAGTACAACCGCATCACGCAGATGGAGGAGTCTCTCGCCGCCGGCAAGAAGCTCAACCCCGAGCAGGAGGAGGTGCTCCGCTCCAAgaccgtcgtcgtcgcccagATCGAAGAGCTCGAGCGCCTCCGCGCCCCGCTCGCCTCCGCCCTCGCCGAGGAGCTCTCCtcccgccccgcccccgcccccgcccccgctcccgccgccgccgccgccgcttcctcctccgaCTCGGATTCGTCCGTCCTGGACTTCCTCCCGCTCGTCTACTTCGGCTCCCTCTTCGACGTCAAGCAGCAGGGTGACTTCGTCGCCACGATGGTCGCGCGCACGCACGAGCGCAACTGCTGCATCACCTATGACTACGTCACGGATGATGCGGCGGACCTGCTCGCGGAGACCGATCTGGACGCGGTTTCTGCCCTTGCATCCCTCGCCGCGTCGCGCCCAGCTTCTGCGGCTGGAGTCTCCCACCGTGACGCCCTCCAGGCTTGCGCCCATCACGCCCGCCTCTGGCTCCGCCGTGCGGATGAGCCCATCCACCCTGACTCCACCGTCACAT ATGCTGGGGTGAGGGAAAAGCTGGAGAAGATCATGTCATTGGACTACTACACAGCACAGCCAGATATAAGGGCGGCAGAGGCTGTGGCTGCTGCAGTGGGGAATTATGGAGCAGGAGGTGTTCAGGCCCAGGAGAGCATGGTTGTGTCACCTCAGGCTTCAGAAGAAGCAGAGGAGAGCCTGGCTGTTGAAGGACATAAG GGTGAGAAGGAAGAACCTCAGGCTACAGAAATCTACATTGACCATCAGGCTCCTGCAGTTGATGCTCAACATGTG GATGATGATGCGCTGGTGAACCCAACTGATGAAGCCCCTTCAGCTGAGGCAGAGCAGGAGAGGTTTGATGCTGATGTGGAGGATCAGGAACAAAAAGACCAACAGTTCATCCAGCGGCGGTCTTACCAGAACCAGCGTGGTGGTGGTCGTGGTGGCAGGAGGGGCTACCCTAATGGTCGTGGAGGACGTGGAGGCCGAGGTGGTGGGTACCAGAATGgccgtggtggaggtggtgggtaCCAGAATGGccggggtgggggcgggggcggcggcgggtactACTACGAACAAGGATACTACCCGCCAAGGAActacagcaacaacaacagagGCCGTGGTAGTCGCGCTGGGGGTGGCAACTCTTACTACAACAACCACGGTGGAAGCGGGCAGGGAGGTGGCCATGGGAGGGTTGAGCTGGGTGCTAACGCCTAG
- the LOC101781060 gene encoding formin-like protein 14, whose translation MSEHLALRSSVGSRSSALPSHNPRLPPAHDPLASVWIRRLHLTPNPPPPPRPPPPPPPLPLPRRATPPSHQDAVSTDESRTPPPPPPPPPPRRAGFGPFRWSPRPLRGAPVGACDASVSGASVGGSGVGGGPPMLSPFFRLPAPPPVTQVSDFGEVAPVRPLIGLGSHSGSSGFPGLSPPMVGGGDASATWLLGRAAGAAYPSHALDMVPIRTLDDLHDRQHGVIAVPPNLARHDPSSSSQHDEPFSYWNMGRCRRNTTTSSITPISVAPANFGTKRNADSNSFLPLKLRKLSRAI comes from the exons ATGTCGGAGCACCTCGCGCTCCGGAGCTCCGTAGGAAGCCGCAGCTCCGCGCTGCCCTCTCACAACCCGCGCCTCCCGCCCGCACACGACCCTCTCGCCTCCGTCTggatccgccgcctccacctcacCCCGaaccccccgccgccgccgcggcccccgcctccgcccccgccgctgcccctgCCACGCCGCGCGACGCCACCTTCTCACCAGGACGCCGTCTCCACCGACGagtcccgcacgccgccgccgcccccgccacctcccccgccgcgcAGAGCCGGGTTCGGCCCCTTCCGCTGGAGCCCGCGGCCTTTGCGGGGCGCGCCGGTCGGCGCGTGCGACGCCTCCGTATCTGGCGCCTCTGTTGGTGGTAGCGGCGTTGGAGGCGGCCCACCGATGCTGTCGCCGTTCTTCCGtctcccggcgccgccgccggtgacgcAGGTCTCGGATTTCGGAGAGGTCGCGCCTGTGAGGCCGCTGATCGGTCTTGGAAGCCACAGCGGCAGCAGCGGGTTTCCTGGGCTATCACCGCCGATggtcggcggtggcgacgcCAGTGCCACCTGGCTGCTGGGCAGAGCTGCAG GTGCTGCTTACCCTAGCCATGCTTTGGACATGGTTCCCATAAGAACACTTGAT GATCTGCATGACAGACAGCATGGTGTGATAGCAGTACCACCAAATCTTGCAAGGCATGATCCTAGCTCTAGCAGCCAACATGATGAACCTTTCTCATATTGGAACATGGGGAGGTGTCGGAGAAACACCACTACCTCATCGATCACACCTATCAGTGTTGCGCCTGCCAATTTTGGCACGAAGAGGAATGCTGATTCGAACAGTTTTCTCCCTCTGAAGCTCAGGAAACTAAGTAGGGCTATTTAG
- the LOC101779715 gene encoding calcium-dependent protein kinase 9: MGNVCFCGTTSTSPDQPEITSSTKAPPQAGANKRPATPPSSQGNSQQEPSPKPKPKPRPKAKPSKPNPYDWAPPPGQSHAASRGGGGATAARVLDGVVPHHPRLRVTDKYHLGRELGRGEFGVTRLATDRATRERLACKSIPKRRLRTAVDVADVRREVAIMASLPDHPALVRLRAAYEDAEAVHLVMELCDGGELFDRIVARGRYTERAAAAAARTVAEVVRACHAHGVMHRDLKPENFLYAGKSEDAQLKAIDFGLSVFFRPGERFTEIVGSPYYMAPEVLRRNYGPEVDIWSAGVILYILLCGVPPFWAETEQGVARAILRGSLDLQREPWPRISDGAKSLVRQMLQMDPRKRPTAQQVLEHPWLQNARKAPNVPLGDVVRARLQQFSAMNKLKKKAMRVIAEHLSVEEVEVIRDMFALMDADGDGRVTLQELKAGLRKVGSKLAEPEMELLMEAADVNGNGYLDYGEFVAITIHLQRLSNDAHLRTAFLFFDKDSSGYIERAELADALADEAGHTDEAALNNVLREVDTDKDGRISFDEFVAMMKAGTDWRKASRQYSRERFKTLSNSLMKDGSFGMAR; encoded by the exons ATGGGCAACGTGTGCTTCTGcggcaccacctccacctccccgGATCAACCTGAGATAACATCGTCTACCAAAGCGCCGCCACAAGCAGGTGCCAACAAGAGGCCGGCGACGCCACCGAGCAGCCAGGGGAACAGCCAACAAGAGCCGAgcccgaagccgaagccgaagccgaggCCCAAGGCTAAGCCCAGCAAGCCCAACCCCTACgactgggcgccgccgccggggcagtCGCACGCGgcgtcccgcggcggcggcggggcgacggcggcgcgcgtgcTGGACGGCGTGGTGCCGCACCACCCGCGCCTGCGCGTGACGGACAAGTACCACCTGGGCCGGGAGCTGGGGCGCGGCGAGTTCGGCGTCACGCGGCTCGCCACGGACCGCGCCACGCGGGAGCGGCTGGCGTGCAAGTCCATCCCGAAGCGGCGCCTCCGCACGGCGGTGGACGTCGCCGACGTCCGCCGCGAGGTCGCCATCATGGCGTCGCTGCCCGACCACCCGGCGCTGGTGCGGCTCCGGGCCGCCTACGAGGACGCTGAGGCCGTGCATCTGGTCATGGAGCTCTGCGACGGCGGGGAGCTGTTCGACCGGATCGTGGCGCGCGGGAGGTACAcggagcgcgccgcggcggcggcggcgaggaccgtGGCGGAGGTGGTCAGGGCGTGCCACGCGCACGGGGTGATGCACAGGGACCTCAAGCCCGAGAACTTCCTGTACGCCGGGAAGAGCGAGGACGCGCAGCTCAAGGCCATCGACTTCGGCCTCTCCGTCTTCTTCAGACCAG GCGAGCGGTTCACGGAGATCGTGGGCAGCCCGTACTACATGGCGCCGGAGGTGCTCCGTCGGAACTACGGCCCGGAGGTGGACATCTGGAGCGCCGGCGTGATCCTGTACATCCTCCTGTGCGGCGTCCCTCCGTTCTGGGCGGAGACGGAGCAGGGCGTGGCGCGCGCCATCCTCCGCGGCAGCCTGGACCTGCAGCGCGAGCCCTGGCCCCGGATCTCCGACGGCGCCAAGAGCCTCGTCCGCCAGATGCTCCAGATGGACCCCAGGAAGCGCCCCACCGCGCAGCAGGTGCTCGAGCACCCGTGGCTGCAGAACGCGCGGAAGGCGCCGAACGTGCCGCTGGGGGACGTGGTGCGGGCGCGGCTGCAGCAGTTCTCGGCGATGAACAAGCTGAAGAAGAAGGCGATGCGGGTGATCGCGGAGCACCTGtcggtggaggaggtggaggtgatCCGGGACATGTTCGCGCTCATGGACGCGGACGGGGACGGCAGGGTCACGCTACAGGAGCTCAAGGCCGGGCTCAGGAAGGTCGGCTCCAAGCTCGCCGAGCCGGAGATGGAGCTGCTCATGGAGGCC GCCGACGTGAACGGCAACGGGTACCTGGACTACGGCGAGTTCGTGGCGATCACCATCCACCTGCAGCGGCTCTCcaacgacgcccacctccgcacgGCGTTCCTCTTCTTCGACAAGGACAGCAGCGGATACATCGAGCGCGCCGAGCTGGCCGACGCGCTCGCCGACGAGGCCGGCCACACCGACGAGGCCGCGCTCAACAACGTCCTCCGGGAAGTCGACACCGACAAGGACGGGCGGATCAGCTTCGACGAGTTCGTGGCGATGATGAAGGCCGGGACGGACTGGAGGAAGGCGTCGCGGCAGTACTCAAGGGAGCGCTTCAAGACGCTGAGCAACAGCCTCATGAAGGACGGCTCGTTCGGCATGGCGCGCTGA